The window GCCAAgacaataaacaaataaattacatGAAAGCGGCTGCCACAGTTTGAATCTTTTCAACAAGATAATCACAATGAAGCGGCACGAAATGTACTGCAGCAATGTGGCATCCTCATTAACCCTGCGATGCCCGCACTTCCCCCCGTCagggtcctcctcctccttggcTCTTTAAGCCAGGCGGGAAAGTGAAAGTCATTGCGAATCCCCCAGTACTGAGCGATCCCGCGATCCTCGGCATTGCAGAAGCAGGCAAAAAGTAATTGGCCAGGTCGGCACTTGGGTTAATTAAAACGCACTTTGTGGCCAAGTGGAAAACCAAGAAGAGTCGCTCTTTGGCCGACTCATCCATTGATATCTCCGCCATATATCGATACGATACGGTAtgaaatgtaaatatttaagtgACCACAAAAACCGCAAAGCGCGCATCCGTGAGATGCCTTTGAAATGTCTAAGACAAATTAATTTGATTGGGCCGCAAGACGGGGTGATTGGGCCGCACTTTTCACTTCTTCCGCAATAAACAAATctctttttgccattttttgttgcattttatttttcatttctgcGATGGCAGTGCGAGCGGGAAAGTATGTATAGAAAGCTGCTCAAtgaaattcaataaattcgCTCAGGCGTCCGAGGCAGTGGTAGTGGCAGTGgaagcggcagcggcagcggctgcCACTTAAAGCTGATAGCTATATTTAAGTCCATTTCCCCTCTTGGTCCGATTTTAGCCAAAGGCTCTTTTGTGGGTCAGTCGAGCAGGCCGTTCGAGCCATGTAGGAGGCTTCTAAAGCGCATCTGCGGCTGTGTGAGTGGACTTGCAACAATTGGGTCAGCCTCGGCCCATGGGTTGTTGCCCCAACCTGCCTACCCAAGACCTTCTCGCCAGAACttgtatttaaattgaattttaatcgGCAAAATGTTGACAGGAAATGGCAGTAGGAAAGTATTACTTCTCGACTTTGGTAATACCTATGTATTAAGAACTAGTGTATTTTTCAGCCAAAAACTTCTTCAAGTAATCTAATATGCAGTTTTGGCTACTGGTCTTGTTTTTAGGCAAGTGATTGTCAAGACCCTAAAGAACAATTAGAATGCCCTAAAGTGGCCTCAACTGATACTTGATAGGATAGACTTGCCTCTCGAGCATGCTGGGTATGTTGCCCATTCAGGTGCACCAGGTAGAGTGTGACAAACCGTCTGAGTGGCCACTCGGATGCACGGATTTGGGCCCGAAAGCCACTTGGCCTCTACGCGTGGGCATGACAGGTTAACAGAAAAGCCAACAGGCGACGACAACTCAATAAACTAGCTTTTTGTGGCTTATTGACAGGCACAGTCCGGCTCACATTCTACGATTGTGCAATATTGAGCCGGGTGGCAGTGGCACATGTGGCATATAGCATATACCAAAtagcaagtggcaagtggcaagaaTCTGGGAGATCGAGATCAACTGGCAGCTGGCCGGCCAGAATGTTAAAATGTGTGTGGGCCTTGGAGAGGCCAAAAGGGAAGGTAGCCGGGGCAAAGTGGGCTAACATTACCGGAGAGACCCACATTGACATGCTCTGAATACTCTGTGCCCCTCCAGCCATTGCTGCCGCATGTGGCAGGCACTTGCAGCAGCCGCTAGAGTCTTGAGAATGGCATTTTGATTTATTGGCTGGTTCCATAGCTCCGATTGCATAATCGCCACCAAAAACTTTGTGACAAAGTGCCGAAGGCGGGGGGAACTATGCATTTTTTCCCACAATTTGCAAACAATAATGAAAACTTGGCTTATACCGGCTGCTGcctgactggctggctggctggctggctgggtgCCCGGCTAGTTGGctaattaaatcaaataagCCATGCAAGCGCATTAAAAATGCACACAACTGAGCTGAAAAGCAAAAAACGCGAGCAGACAAGCTGAGGTACATGGAAAATTGGGAAACATCACATTAGTCACATAATGCGACGAACGGTGAATGCCCTCCATATGcgatttttaatatattttaagaaataatataGGTTTGAGGGTTTTAAGAGGTTGAGGTTTTGAAGAGACCTCTTTAGGATGGCTAGTTCTAGGAGAAAGAAGGCTTGAAAGAGTCCTCTAACAGAATAGTCTTTCCGAAATAAGAAATTCTCCAATGTTCAAGCCTTTTTCTCAACCCATAAAAAATCATCTTAAAAGTCATATAATTAACATTTTCCTTAACTTTTCTTTACCATAAAAGCCATGCATAAAAGCCAACAATTTATATTTTCCCAAGACCAAGCCAATTCCATAGCAATTACTCTCCGACCAAGGAGGGTAgaaaaacaaaggcaacaaaatggcaaataaaaaattacactCGGCTGCATGCCACAAGTGGCCAAAGTGGTGCCACcaacagcagtagcagcaggaGCCGGCCGGCAACGACCGATAAGAGACCCACACAAGACAACAGAAATATGGTCACAACGGCTAAAAGGCAACAACAAAATTGGTAACAAAAAGGCAACCAATTAAGGCCAATTTAGTTGCAGCAACGCCGCAGCAAAGCGGCAGCAACAGCGGCAGCGACACAAGAAATAATCAGTGGAAAAACAGCAACcagagcagcggcagcagcaacactaGTGCAACCCAACTGCAACAACTACAATGTCTCAGACTCAGACTCAGACCCAGCATGCAAATGAGAGCAGCCGAGCTGCAACCAAAGTAACTTGATacaaattttgcaaaaaaaaaaaaatataaaacacaagAGCTACAAAAACAACAGTGGCAAAAATAATGTATGTACAGGTATTTGCAAgaaattttcacatttttttttgtagctgCTTGGGAACTGTGAGAAAATATTCAAAGCAACTGAAACAGAAAACTTTGGTACAGTGAAGCGTCTTTAAATGGGAAACCACCTGGTCAATAAACTAACAAAAATTTGTCTTATTATCTTGATAAAGTTTCCTAATTATGGTTTTAGGATGTAAACTACTCAAAATGTAGTTGGAAAATGTcattaaaaaaggaaaaccagtTAGTTATTAGTaagttatattaaataaattatttttaataaactggtttattaaaaatgaCTATAAAATGTTTGATTGATGGGGTGTTGggataattaaatataatgaGATCTTGCGTTAATTAAGAGATAGTTTTGGAAGAtatgtttattattaaaaGGCTTTGACTTAAAAGATTATAAATCACATTTTGAATTAGTTTATTTTGTTGaaaaacttaaattatatTCAAAATCCTTCAAGCAATCTTCCCTGTATTTCCAAAGTATTTTCCATAGTATTTTCCATAGTATTTTCCAAAGTATCTATTACAGAAGTTCAACTgtagtttcattttttatggaaagGGGTGGCAGGTGAGGGTGTGGGGGTAATCTGGGGGCCATACTAGTAGGAGATGCttagagacagagacagacagctTGGCGCTGTTCTGATTTCGATTATTATCGATTAATGCCGCCTGGTGACAGCTTCTCAGATACAACAGCAGCTACAACTACAGAGCAACTTGGCCAGCAAGTGCAGAGAAATCTTTGTTggttttcaatattaaaagAATGGATTGGGGAGGAAAGGGGGCAGCGGGATGGATGGGTAACAAGGTGGAGCCGCTGGCTCACTCGTTGCATTGTAGTTGTAGTTGGGCATTGTTTGCCCAAGGCGGCCCattaaagtttaaagcttAGGCCAGCAAGTGCCGtgacctttttttttctcaattcGAGTTCTTTCGGCTGCCTCTTTTTTGTGAGATTTGATTGTGGTGGgtactttttttgtttggctgTGCAGTGGCCGCATCCGAATCTAATTGCTCAAGAGTCTTTGGGGCACGGAGAAGAAATACTCACAAAATTGGTCATACCACATTGATTTAAATAATCTTTATTAGAAGGTAAGAAACTTagtattaaattatttttgaggcgtattttttttattaatttaaaaatttttaatttttgtaaagcCCCTAGTCTTGGTCCCTAGTTTTTCTCTTTGTGTATTTTTTAGGGTCCCCGAATTACCAAAAATAAAGGGCCGCCAAGTCACGCGCCGTTGGTGTTTATTGTATCCTAAAGTGCATTATCTTTTCTTACCAAAATCAATTAAGCTGGAGCACTCACTAACACACATGTATACACTCCTACCAACACACCCACGCATGCAGGTGGCAAATACTTCACTTTACAACCCGTTTTTTTAGTGGCAAGAAAACTACTAAACTCCGCACACACTTGTTCACTTTCTTCTTGTCGTGCGTGCGTTGGTATGGAAGTGCTCACCTGTATGCGTGTGCAGCATCCCAGCAGAAAGTAACTGTATCTCATGGACACATCTCTGcagatacatatgtatgtacatacctGTTCAGCGAATTAGCAATACCGCAAATATGTGTCGCTTTCAATTGCAATCGCAACTAGTCTTGAAGCCATAAGCTCGAACTTTAGCCTACGCCGGCAACCAGATGCACACACACTCGCGCTTGAGTTAAGATCCAAACACACTCCCCACTCGGAGAGATAAACAAACGAAGGAAAACTGACGGCGCGGTGGAAAAAGCGAAACACTTGCGTAAATATTGGCCTTGCTCACAGAGAGATGGAGAGAGAGCGGAAAAGTCAACGGAAACCAAAGACGCGCCTCGGGTTCTGGAGCTTGAATGCAGCGCCAATTCATTCGGAGAAATGCGGGAAGATAGTGTATGGTATCTTGTATCTTCAAGATACTGTTAAGCCATGGGAATTTTCAAATTCCAGTGTTGGATAACTTTTTAATGGATGCTTTTGGTATATTTTACATTTCCTACCGGTTTGTAAGCTTTGGTGTGACCAAAAGTTCAGGTCATTTCTATTGTTGACGGTATATTtggatttatttaatttttgaataatttatcaTAACacaaaataaactttaaaagccaaataaaattattgaggTCTTAAATGTAATAGATTACGAGtgatcaaaaaaatataccaaAAACAGTGACTTCCTCGTCAGTGACCAGCTATCGTAGATCAAAGCTTTAAAGATCCCTTCTGATCTCTCATCCTTGGGTGCAACTaaaataagtttaaaaaataaccaaTGAAGCAAAATCCAACAttcaaaaaccatttttttttttcattatattTCTGAGAATCACAGATATTCTACAGCTAGTTGCTTTTTTCAAGAGCACATAATTATTTACGATTTTAATCTAGGGTCGTAAAAATTTTAAGCAGATATTCCTTTTAAACTCCATCCAGTATTTATTTAACGGTATTGAGGTATTTTACCTACACCCCTTATTTAATACTAAAGTGGAGCTCGGCAGCCCTGCATTCAACAACCACCCCCAGCCCCCAATAAACTACCAACTGGCGAAAAACACCCGCAGCTGAAAACTGGAACGCAGGACaagaacgaaaacgaaaatatgctCAAGTCGGAGGTGCAGCACCAGTTCTGGATCACGAAGAAGGCGGTCCAAAGGAAGCTGGGGACCAAGGAGGACAAGCATGTGATATCCTCGGATGCGGAGCTGGACGCCAAGATAGAAGTGTTCAAATCGATATCGGACACCAGCCTGAACCTCTGCAAAATCATTGACCAGTACCAGGAGCGCCTCTGCATCCTGTCCCAGGAGGAGTGCGTGTTCGGGCGCTTCCTGAAGGAGGCGGGCAAGCGGAGTAAGACAACGGGCGGCAGCATCGCCCACACTGGCAAGGCGGTGTCCTTTGCAGGACAACAGCGTATGTGCGTGAGGGTGCCACTGCTTCGCTTGCAGCATGAGGTGGATGTGTTTAGATGCCGTGCCGTGAAGGACACTGAGCAGACTCTGCAGACGATGGAGAAGGAGCGCACGGAGTATAGGGCAGCCCTGTCCTGGATGAAATCCGCCAGCCAGGAACTGGATCCGGATACGGGCAAGGGCCTGGATAAATTCCGTACGGCGCAGACGCATGTCCGCGTGGCCAAGCATAACTTTGATGGCTACTCCTTGGACTCCATTCAGAAGGTATGAAACTGTCCTCATGtcctttgaaaatttaattttcacttAAAGGATGTCAATGTGATAAGAAGGAAAAGGATGGCATTTCCGCCATGTTTGAATTGGTGGTCGcccaaaaaagtatgctacagaaatatacaaataatatTTCTCAAGTCTTTATCCTTCTTCAAGCATTCTAATTATTTCTTTCAAATTATATCTTATCTTAAAATAATGCATAAACTGTTAATtacattttctattttatttagatTGATTTACTGGCCGCTGCCCGCTGCAACATGTATTCCCATGCCCTGGTCGCCTACGTGGCCGAGCTGAAGAGTTTCGCCCAGAAGGCGGCCTCCACATTCCAGACCATATCCAAAGCCTTGATAATCAAGCCCAAGTACGATTTCTGCGTCCTGAAGGAGCTGTCGCAAGCCGAGGGGCCTAGCGACGAAGTGCCGCCCATTGAGGCAGTGGACAAGGATCAGTCGCTCTTCTTTGCTGTAAGTTGCAACTAAGCTTGTCTTTAAACTGGTTTAACTTTAGAATCTCTTCCAGAACGAATACCAAGACAAGCCAGAGGAGACCCAATCTGAAACAAAGCCATCCGACGAGGATCCATCCAAATCCGAGCCTGCCACTGCCTGCGGCGACAATGAATCCTTGCTGATTGAACTCTCTAAGCAACTGGAAGAGAGTCCGCTGATTGACGCTCCTCTGGACGAGGAACCTGCCCAGccaagcagcaacaccaagTTCTGGGCCCGCATGTTCAACCACCAGAGTTcgcagccccagccccagcagCCCATGCCAACAAGCAGCACAGTTTCGAAACAGACCCCGGGAGGAGCCTCTTCTGCTCCCCAATCCAAGGCCCAAGCCGCCAATCCCTGGCTCGACCTGTTCGCCGACCTGGATCCCCTGGCCAATCCCCAGGCCTTTGACCTGAAAATGAGCGGCGGACGCAGTGTCGCCGAGCAGACATAAGATTACCCCCGATTTCGGATTATTTATATATCTCGATCTACCTGTGGCAACCGTAGCTAGTCGAATGGAGAAACTTTGGATGTAACTTTTCGCTAAACGTTCAAAaactttttatgttttatttaaataaaatttatatggGACACAGCAGCTAAAGGAGGAGGACAGAGTAGGGAGCGATATAGGGGCCCCCACTCATTTGACCGCCGCCTGCGCCTCCTTCTTGGAGTTGACCAGCTCGACCAACTCCTTCACCCTTCTCATGCAATCCTTTTTACTGCGGTTCGGTATGCAGGCGGCGATACGATCCCAGCGATCGGGTGTCGTGTTGGGATAGGTTTTAATAGCCTGCTCCAGGAGTGCTTGCTCCTCCTTGGTCCAGGTCTTGGAGGCGGCTCCTCCGGTCCCGTTTGTTGCTGGTGGTGCCGCGGGAGCATCGGCAGGGACAGCTCCCACGGTACCGTTTTGCTTGGTCTGTTGCTTCTGTTGCTGATTGTTCACCTTATGGTCTACTCCGTTCTGTTTTACATTCTCCTTGCTCGCCTGGGCGGGCGTCTCCTCGCCCAGGGTAATGTCGTTGGATGTCTGAACCTCCTTCTTGGATTTCTCGAAACTGGCAAAGGCGGCATCGTTGGCCTGAGTCTTGAGCGTGCTCTTTGAGTGATCAGTGTTTTGTAGAGCCTTGGCTTTGTTCAGGACATCTCGTGCGGTGACTAGCACTCCGTTGGAACCATTTCCCGGACTGTGTTGGTTGATGAAGGTGGCTATCACATCCCACCTCTGGGCAGTGCCGGCCGGAAACAGGTTCACCGCCTTGATCAGCAGTTGCACATTCTCGTTGCTCCAGAGTTCGGTCTTCTTGACTTCCTTGACCCCCTTTGGCGTGGCTGTAGTATTGgtcttctgcttctgctgcgTCTGATTAATCTCTTCCAGCTCGGCGGCAATCTTTTGCTCGGCTGTGTGCAAGGCCGCCACAAAGGATTCCCGACCTTTCGATTCCATGGCTTTGTTTAGGGCCTGCAGCTCTGCAAGGTTGAAAGTCTCGCAAATTTTTTCGGTGCCCTCCATGTGCTTGAGCTGATCCTTGTCGTTCTTGGCGTAATACTTGCAGTCCTTGACCTTGTCGCGAAGAATCTTTCGCTCCTTTttcagaatcttcttttgCTGCTCTCGTTCGATGCGAATCTGTTCAATACGTTTCTGTTCTGCCTTCTCGGCCTTCTCCTTGGCCAAAGCTGCCTCGCGTATGGCCCGATCCTGCTCTGCCTTCTGGGCCTGAGCGGCATCCATTTTTGCCCGTTTGGCAGCTGCCTTGCGGTCCTTCTCCTCCTGTTTAAACCGCTGGATACGCTTGTCATTGTTGTAGGCGAGATCAACAAGCGCACGTATCCTGCCCATCTCCTCCTTCTTTCGCTTTATTCTCGCCGCCTTGTTTTCCTTCTCGATCCACCGCCTCTCGTCGCGGTCCTGTCCTTTCTCCTTGTCCTCCTCGTCCAGGTAGCTGAACTCCCGCCACGACTTGAAGTCATACCAAAAGTTGTAAAAACGCTCCACCTCGTCGCGTTTGGCGTCCACCTCGCCAAAGGCCGGTACATGAGCCTTTTCGCTCCAGCGTCCGTTAAGtgtgaaatatttattgaatacGCCAAAATAATTGCTATCTATGTCGCTTTGTGTGGGCAGCGAGTCATCGAATTCGGGGTCCACAGAATCAAAGCTTCGTCGTGCTTTTGGGGTGCCTGGAATAAAAAGATTAACAAAGTTAGAAGGGCAGAGGTCTTTGTGATTAAACTAAAACAGTATCCGGCATGAGTCTTTGATAGTAGTTGGATAATCATACAAAAATAGTATGCCATCAATTCCAAAATTGATAAAATCCAGATATACAATCGAAATATGCATGGATTAAGAACCAAATTAAACCACATTCATCATTACCCACCCAGTATCTCGTAGGCTTTGGTTATGCATGTGAAATAGTCGTCGTCCTGTATCACTTCCTCGCCCTTGGCTTTCCGCTTGTCCGGATGATGTAGCAGGACCATTCTTCTGTAGGAGCGTCGGATATCATCGTCGCTGGCCTCGAATCTGGAAGAGGATGCATCGAATGCACAAAGGAAgcgataaaaataaataccatGCATTAGTCACACACGTGCTGCTgttgccacacacacacacacactcacctcAGTTTTCCCAGGCCCAGAATGCTGTAATGGTCCTGGTCTTTCCACTCCTTGGGGTCCAGCGACTTGAGGTAGCTAATGTCGACCTCCTCGCCGACTCCCTCCAGCTTCTCATCGCTTTCGCTCCGCTCCACGCCTCCGGGAGCAAGCAGTTGGCGGCGCGAAGAATAGTAGACGAAGCCAACGCGCTCCACTCGGCGGCGCGCGACCTTGAGCGGGACTTCCACCGCCACCTGCGCCGTCGCCGCAGCCGTTGTCACTTCACTGCTGTTAGTCATATCGTCCTATTTGCACTCGCGTCCTGCTGTGTGGTTGGCTTTGTTGCTGTTACATGCACCCACGCTTCACTTGAATTTGGTGAGCAAAAATGTGTTAACAAATTCCCGCATGAGTTTTGTCCAGTGTTGCTCAACGCTGTCAGATATCCAGTACTCGAAAATATCGCAAAATAGTGTATCGCAGCCCTCAATCTGGTTTGGATCCTTGCTAATTCACGGTTGAAACATGGATTACCGGTTCGATAATGCACTGCAGAACAGGTTTTCGGAGAGAATTTTGTGAGAAATTTCCACAATTTTATCAGGTTTGGCACTAACAAATACTAAGGGGTCCATCCATCTCCTATTCTAATAGCGTCTCTCAAAATGTGTCATCCCTTAAAAAGACATGTTCGATCGTTTTGCAGCACtgcaaaattaaaagcgcGGGCAATGGCGCGTGTGACCTTTGTTGGTTTTAAGAAAAAACGACTAACTTTTTAACTGCAATTTTTAacgttttgttttgttttcatttgaataaattcaaatttctaTGAAACAGAGATCAGAAATCATTTCCATAAAATACATTTACTTATCTATCTTTCCAGAGATCTCTCCAGTGAAGAAAACATAACAACgcatttaatctttttcaattatcacatttatttttaacttttctttAATTACAATATATTGTAGTGGGCATAAACATTTGTTGGCTATAGCCCCTTGAGGCGGATAAAATTGTACACGTTAAATAACATGCGTTTCGCATTTTATATAAGATAAAATATATTACAATCAGATGTTCTTAAACTTTTTACATAAACGCTTTAAGttagaataaaatataagctAAACGATTTGTACAACGAATGTTTGATTTTGTATTTGATTTGACTACTAACACTAGAAATTACTgcattaaattgtttttggtAGAATTGATCAAAGTTAGTAGGTCCATTGGCATTTCGTTCGGTTGGGACTGTGGGAAGATcttaatttcttaatttaaactttaattttaTGACACACACAAACAGCATTTCTTAACGATAACGACTAGAATTGTGCTGAGATAATGCAAGAATTATATACTTATACatctgtatatatatatttgatcTATCAGCTCAAGGACTgtgtttttaaaattctacTAAGTAGCTTCAGTGCCGTTTTCCACTAAATAATCTAAAGCTAATGCCATTAAGGAAACTTCAGGCATAACTGCACTGACTTTTGTTTAgcttatgtttttgttttgttaaatCATTTCGTTCAGCATAAAATcgttccaaaaataaattcatcAGACAATTTCCCGACATGAGATCGACTTAGACCCAGTTAGTACGCGTCGTCGTTGGCTATAACGCATCGTTGTGACTCTTCGATATGGTCGTCTCGATCTGATCGATACGTCGGAACGACGGCATATAGCTGGAACTGGCCTGGGTGACAATCGAATTGTTGGAGGAACTCTGAAATAGGTGAGGAGGTgttaattaacattttataATGCTTTATTTAAGGTATCCCTCTCAACAATcggggggccatatagtggctcgaAGCATTTTCGAAGGGAGAAGGgagaaattttgacaaaaaatttaaaaaatatttttttgtcagattttgatgcagattgatggggaatcgaaccacaaatcgtttaaggtactccgctcaagaatcggataacttttggcaaagatatggccatcgcagggggccatatagtggctccaagcattttcgaaggggtcccatcagaaattttgacaaaaaatttaaaaaatatttttttgtcagattttgatgcagattgatggggaatcgaaacacaaatcatttaaggtactccgctcaagaatcggataacttttggcaaagatatggccatcgcagggggccatatagtggctccaagcattttcgaaggggaccaatcagaaattttgacaaaaaatctaaaaaaaattttgttatcagattttgatgcagattgatggggaatcgaaatacaaatcatttaaggtactccgctcaagaatcggataacttttggcaaagatatggccatcgcagggggccatatagtggctccaagcattttcgaaggggaccaatcagaaattttaatgaaaaatgtaaGCAATATTCCGGTCCAATGGGACCGATttcttaatattattttaatggaggtttttttaaatttatttataaaaaaaatagtttctcATTGTTTAATACCTTCTTCTGGCGATAGGAACGGCCCCGTACGCGGGTTGTGTTCCGGCGCACTGGATTCACAGTCGTGGACTTCTGGGAAAGTCTAACCGAACTGAAAGTGCTTCCCCGATGCCCACGTCGGATTTGCGGTGAAGGAGTACCCgtagctaaaaataaaataatatagttATATACTTATCGGGATTTATC of the Drosophila ananassae strain 14024-0371.13 chromosome 2R, ASM1763931v2, whole genome shotgun sequence genome contains:
- the LOC6506928 gene encoding islet cell autoantigen 1, whose protein sequence is MLKSEVQHQFWITKKAVQRKLGTKEDKHVISSDAELDAKIEVFKSISDTSLNLCKIIDQYQERLCILSQEECVFGRFLKEAGKRSKTTGGSIAHTGKAVSFAGQQRMCVRVPLLRLQHEVDVFRCRAVKDTEQTLQTMEKERTEYRAALSWMKSASQELDPDTGKGLDKFRTAQTHVRVAKHNFDGYSLDSIQKIDLLAAARCNMYSHALVAYVAELKSFAQKAASTFQTISKALIIKPKYDFCVLKELSQAEGPSDEVPPIEAVDKDQSLFFANEYQDKPEETQSETKPSDEDPSKSEPATACGDNESLLIELSKQLEESPLIDAPLDEEPAQPSSNTKFWARMFNHQSSQPQPQQPMPTSSTVSKQTPGGASSAPQSKAQAANPWLDLFADLDPLANPQAFDLKMSGGRSVAEQT
- the LOC6493062 gene encoding dnaJ homolog subfamily C member 2, producing MTNSSEVTTAAATAQVAVEVPLKVARRRVERVGFVYYSSRRQLLAPGGVERSESDEKLEGVGEEVDISYLKSLDPKEWKDQDHYSILGLGKLRFEASDDDIRRSYRRMVLLHHPDKRKAKGEEVIQDDDYFTCITKAYEILGTPKARRSFDSVDPEFDDSLPTQSDIDSNYFGVFNKYFTLNGRWSEKAHVPAFGEVDAKRDEVERFYNFWYDFKSWREFSYLDEEDKEKGQDRDERRWIEKENKAARIKRKKEEMGRIRALVDLAYNNDKRIQRFKQEEKDRKAAAKRAKMDAAQAQKAEQDRAIREAALAKEKAEKAEQKRIEQIRIEREQQKKILKKERKILRDKVKDCKYYAKNDKDQLKHMEGTEKICETFNLAELQALNKAMESKGRESFVAALHTAEQKIAAELEEINQTQQKQKTNTTATPKGVKEVKKTELWSNENVQLLIKAVNLFPAGTAQRWDVIATFINQHSPGNGSNGVLVTARDVLNKAKALQNTDHSKSTLKTQANDAAFASFEKSKKEVQTSNDITLGEETPAQASKENVKQNGVDHKVNNQQQKQQTKQNGTVGAVPADAPAAPPATNGTGGAASKTWTKEEQALLEQAIKTYPNTTPDRWDRIAACIPNRSKKDCMRRVKELVELVNSKKEAQAAVK